The following coding sequences lie in one Campylobacter sp. RM16189 genomic window:
- the galU gene encoding UTP--glucose-1-phosphate uridylyltransferase GalU, whose protein sequence is MIQTCLFPAAGYGTRFLPATKSLPKEMLPILTKPLIHYGVDEALEAGMKNMAFITGRGKRALEDYFDISYELEHQISGTNKEYLLTEIRDLMAKCTFSFTRQESMRGLGNAIHTGKTLIRDEPFGVVLADDLCINEQGVGVLTQMVRIYEKYRCSIVAVMEIPRDKVSNYGIVSGRYIEDDLIMVDDMVEKPSVEEAPTNLAIIGRYILTPDIFSILEQTKPGKNGEVQITDALKEQAKNGMVLAYKFKGRRFDCGSVAGFVEATNFFYELHKDGKK, encoded by the coding sequence ATGATACAAACTTGCCTTTTCCCGGCTGCGGGATACGGTACTAGATTTTTACCTGCGACCAAATCCTTGCCAAAAGAGATGCTTCCGATACTTACAAAACCGCTTATTCACTATGGAGTGGACGAGGCGCTAGAAGCAGGTATGAAAAATATGGCGTTTATCACAGGTCGTGGCAAGCGAGCGCTGGAGGATTATTTTGACATCAGCTACGAGCTTGAACACCAAATTTCAGGCACAAATAAAGAGTATTTGCTAACCGAAATTCGCGATCTGATGGCAAAATGCACATTTTCATTTACTCGCCAAGAGAGCATGCGAGGGCTTGGAAATGCGATACATACAGGCAAAACTCTTATCAGAGACGAGCCTTTCGGCGTTGTTTTAGCTGATGATCTTTGTATCAACGAGCAAGGTGTAGGAGTTCTTACTCAGATGGTAAGGATATATGAGAAGTATCGCTGCTCTATCGTAGCCGTCATGGAAATACCAAGAGATAAAGTAAGCAACTACGGTATCGTAAGCGGCAGATACATAGAAGATGACCTTATAATGGTTGATGACATGGTGGAAAAACCAAGCGTCGAAGAGGCACCTACAAATTTAGCCATCATCGGAAGATATATACTGACGCCTGATATATTTTCAATTTTGGAGCAAACAAAGCCCGGCAAAAACGGAGAAGTTCAAATAACTGATGCGCTAAAAGAGCAGGCTAAAAACGGCATGGTGCTGGCATATAAATTTAAAGGCAGACGCTTTGACTGCGGAAGTGTTGCAGGATTTGTAGAGGCCACAAATTTCTTTTACGAGCTTCATAAAGATGGTAAAAAATAA
- a CDS encoding flavodoxin family protein: protein MKKVVVYSSLTGNTRKVGEAIAEEIGCKAVSFEDECVKDLGEFDFVAVGFYVDKGGPDAHFKRYIKEKIKNKNVGLFITLGAEPEGEHGVKMLEVGREILEQNGNKILREFICQGAIDPKLIEQMREMAAKAGDKALHPITPEREARWAAAASHPDETDIANAKAAFKGV from the coding sequence ATGAAAAAAGTTGTAGTTTATAGCTCACTAACTGGAAATACGCGCAAAGTGGGCGAAGCCATAGCAGAAGAGATCGGATGTAAGGCGGTTAGCTTTGAAGATGAGTGCGTTAAGGATTTGGGCGAATTTGACTTCGTAGCGGTTGGCTTTTATGTAGATAAGGGCGGTCCTGACGCCCATTTTAAACGCTACATAAAAGAAAAGATTAAAAATAAAAATGTAGGTCTTTTTATAACTCTTGGAGCCGAGCCTGAAGGCGAGCACGGAGTAAAGATGCTTGAAGTCGGTAGAGAAATTTTAGAGCAAAACGGCAATAAAATTTTGCGCGAATTTATCTGCCAAGGTGCGATCGATCCAAAACTTATCGAGCAGATGCGCGAAATGGCTGCAAAAGCAGGAGATAAAGCGCTTCATCCTATCACGCCTGAGCGCGAAGCAAGATGGGCTGCTGCTGCAAGCCATCCGGATGAAACCGATATAGCTAACGCAAAAGCTGCATTTAAGGGGGTTTAA
- a CDS encoding radical SAM protein has translation MFKERIKGHHTGGGGSKPVPATEEELFEFLQGTPERKDGIIYFHIPFCDNICSFCSMNRSKLEGELDTYTEFLLSEIEKFGKFPYMKAKNIESVYFGGGTPTVLKEKHLDPIINAIHKNFKISPTCEFSLESTLHNLSPKKLKLLDKLGVNRFSIGVQTFSDDGRKLLNRVFDKEEALKRLKQIRDNFDKFVCIDIIYNYPGETIEEVLEDARIVKELKIDSVSFYSLMFSQGSVLSKEISPDYYSLETDKKLHHAFANSLLDSGDYEVLEHTKINRKNRDKYKYIRLGHKGEDTLPIGFGAGGRLGNYSMFAMNKERRMITKTNETQRNFGKFMSLFQYPNVKFSDMSQYIKPTTLEEIKDFLKLCEKHDYMKVNDHGATLNIEGVFWGNTMAAEISKIARKDFE, from the coding sequence ATGTTTAAGGAACGTATAAAGGGACATCATACTGGAGGAGGCGGAAGCAAGCCTGTTCCGGCAACAGAGGAAGAGCTTTTTGAATTTTTACAAGGCACTCCTGAGCGTAAAGACGGTATTATATATTTTCATATACCGTTTTGCGATAATATCTGTTCGTTTTGCTCGATGAATAGAAGCAAACTTGAAGGAGAGCTTGATACTTATACTGAATTTTTACTAAGCGAAATTGAAAAATTCGGCAAATTTCCATATATGAAAGCCAAAAATATAGAATCTGTATATTTTGGCGGCGGAACTCCTACGGTGCTAAAGGAGAAGCATTTAGATCCGATAATAAACGCAATACATAAGAATTTTAAAATTTCTCCTACTTGCGAATTTAGCCTTGAAAGCACGTTGCACAACCTAAGTCCAAAGAAGCTCAAACTGCTTGATAAGCTCGGGGTAAATCGCTTTAGTATTGGAGTTCAAACCTTTTCAGATGATGGCAGAAAGCTTCTAAATAGGGTATTTGATAAAGAAGAAGCACTTAAGAGATTAAAGCAAATAAGAGATAATTTTGATAAATTTGTTTGTATCGATATCATATATAATTATCCTGGCGAAACGATAGAAGAGGTGCTTGAAGACGCAAGAATAGTAAAAGAGCTCAAAATAGACAGCGTTAGTTTTTACTCATTGATGTTTAGTCAAGGATCTGTTCTATCTAAAGAAATTTCGCCTGACTACTACAGCCTTGAAACCGACAAAAAGCTTCATCACGCTTTTGCAAATTCTCTTCTTGATAGCGGAGATTACGAAGTTTTAGAACACACAAAGATAAATAGAAAAAATAGAGATAAGTATAAATATATCCGTCTTGGACATAAAGGGGAAGATACTCTTCCTATAGGATTTGGAGCAGGCGGCAGGCTTGGCAATTACTCGATGTTTGCGATGAATAAAGAGCGTAGAATGATCACAAAGACAAATGAAACGCAAAGAAATTTCGGAAAATTTATGAGTCTTTTCCAATATCCAAATGTAAAATTTAGCGATATGAGTCAATATATAAAGCCTACTACTCTTGAAGAGATCAAAGATTTTCTAAAACTTTGCGAAAAACACGACTATATGAAAGTTAACGATCATGGTGCAACCTTAAATATTGAAGGAGTATTTTGGGGAAATACTATGGCGGCTGAAATATCAAAAATAGCAAGAAAGGATTTTGAATGA
- a CDS encoding energy transducer TonB — translation MRYFILSLIINIAILFIPLQSDEILSKKIEEQVQTKVVLNFVKEVKEEPKEPTPPIVPEPIIEEPIKEPEVEEVKIEPEIVKVEKPKEIKKPKPKKVVKTPKKIPVQEPVVEVPKVEPVEVAPVKEVAAPTIEKKEVINKEGFCKENVGFKVLKEPRADYPKKALMLRLKETFYVEVDFKIINDEIKVVAVRGKNKIFNDEAERLTKDMQIKVLKELSHCVITKPYEFKIKD, via the coding sequence ATGCGCTACTTTATTCTCTCTTTGATTATAAATATAGCAATACTATTTATACCGCTTCAGTCAGATGAAATTCTTTCAAAAAAGATAGAGGAGCAGGTTCAAACAAAGGTTGTATTAAATTTTGTCAAAGAGGTAAAAGAGGAGCCAAAAGAGCCCACTCCGCCTATTGTGCCTGAACCCATTATAGAAGAACCTATAAAGGAGCCTGAGGTAGAAGAGGTAAAGATAGAGCCTGAAATCGTAAAAGTAGAAAAGCCAAAAGAGATTAAAAAACCTAAACCAAAAAAAGTCGTGAAAACCCCTAAGAAAATTCCTGTGCAAGAGCCTGTAGTAGAGGTGCCAAAAGTGGAACCCGTAGAGGTTGCTCCTGTAAAAGAAGTCGCAGCTCCTACGATAGAGAAAAAAGAGGTTATCAACAAGGAGGGGTTTTGCAAGGAAAATGTAGGTTTCAAAGTTTTAAAAGAGCCTAGAGCGGATTATCCCAAAAAGGCTTTAATGCTTAGACTTAAAGAGACATTCTACGTGGAAGTTGATTTTAAGATAATAAATGATGAGATAAAAGTTGTCGCCGTTAGAGGAAAAAATAAAATTTTTAACGATGAGGCGGAAAGACTTACAAAAGATATGCAGATAAAGGTTCTAAAAGAACTTAGCCACTGCGTGATAACAAAACCTTATGAGTTTAAGATAAAGGATTAA